Proteins from a genomic interval of Musa acuminata AAA Group cultivar baxijiao chromosome BXJ1-9, Cavendish_Baxijiao_AAA, whole genome shotgun sequence:
- the LOC103997801 gene encoding putative cysteine-rich receptor-like protein kinase 23 produces MPQSIIAMFPAIVSSSSLFPLLGFVLLILCHSSLTGAQNLDQICDTSGSFADNSTYQSNLKLYLSTLPSKGSVSGFLKEAVGEVPDKVYGVSLCRGDANASECRACLDKARLDIPQICPYNKGAMIYYDSCLLRFSSQNFLNSTDNQQVSKYNSSSVTQVARLSQLLPLLLSSATDWAANSTKRFATGEMSNFTSEFPTIYVMVECTPDLSPSDCSQCLQSLFDPLPTDMVGKQGARVLGVRCVIRYELYAFYRIPSMVKLTAPLEDATQLPSDGSEGKKKNAATTALAIAIPAFTALLILSIIYICYWRTRKRIVQSAYETGPELITGVESLLFDLSTLRLATANFSEENRLGEGGFGAVYKGRLPDGREIAVKKLLYAGRGLGELQNELLLVAKLQHRNLVRLLGVCFEEEKMIVYEYVPNRSLDKFLFDPKRSDQLRWGARYRIIRGIAQGLRYLHEESQLKIIHRDLKASNILLDAAMNPKISDFGIAKLFDADQTQDTTKRVVGTFGYMAPEYVKHGKFSVRSDVFSFGILVLEILTGIKNSNSYNSEYRESLLSYAWEKWRGGSVLEMVDPALDGHYQGSDLLRCMQIGLLCVQENPNDRPTMSTVITMLNSGIAFLQAPGRPAFYVEKEDVNVEFSANDARTAIVVCDGECKPLPASSTQASVTEQHRVNKKRRVAKFDATRSPTATSTTMFPSISSTQFLLLYLILLFVPSPTVAFTWQVCSTSAGNFTANSTYESNLNLLLSSLVSNGSAPGFFTDTVGRIPNQVQGLVLCRGDTNATTCSSCLSNGAVEILQLCAYDKDAVVWYDECLLRFSNLQFLSTSDNDPTAALENEIAVNDEADRFNKVVNELLDSTADWAAYNSTKRYATGQAFNVTLAFPTIYALAQCTPDMSASDCRQCLEGVSQGLPMARMGARNQGVRCNLRYESSLFFQGNPIIRLISPATNATTPVDNATTPASAPASRPSVGSTSKEGKKKTILAISISAVSAVLLIFIIYACFKRLRKQTLKPPYATDSEQASQVESLLFDLSTLRVATVNFSEENKLGEGGFGAVYKGVLPDGRVIAVKRLLNSGQGLGELKNELALVANLQHRNLVKLLGVCLEEEKMIVYEYVPNTSLDKFLFDPARGEQLTWGIRYKIICGIARGLLYLHEESQLKIIHRDLKACNILLDADMNPKISDFGSAKLFDGEQTQGMTSRVVGTFGYMAPEYVIHGQFSIKSDVFSFGVLVLEILTGRKNSTACNPENTEDLLSYTWEKWRGGSALEMVDPALGNQFHGSDLLRCMQIGLLCVQENPFARPSMSTVAVMLSSATVTLQAPSPPAFC; encoded by the exons ATGCCGCAGAGCATCATCGCCATGTTCCCCGCTATCGTCTCATCCTCTTCCCTATTCCCCCTCCTTGGGTTCGTCCTCCTCATCCTCTGCCATTCCTCCCTCACCGGCGCCCAAAATTTGGACCAAATCTGCGACACGTCCGGTAGCTTTGCCGATAACAGCACGTATCAGTCCAACCTCAAACTCTACCTCTCCACCCTCCCCTCTAAAGGTTCAGTTTCCGGCTTCCTGAAGGAGGCAGTGGGAGAAGTCCCTGACAAAGTGTACGGCGTCTCCCTCTGCCGGGGAGATGCCAACGCCAGCGAGTGCCGTGCCTGCCTCGACAAAGCCAGACTAGACATCCCACAGATCTGCCCCTACAACAAGGGCGCCATGATTTACTACGACTCCTGCCTCCTCCGCTTCTCCAGCCAGAACTTCCTGAACTCCACCGACAACCAGCAGGTGTCCAAGTACAACTCCAGCAGCGTCACCCAAGTTGCTCGTCTCAGCCAGCTTTTGCCTCTGCTGCTGAGCAGCGCCACCGATTGGGCGGCGAATTCCACGAAGAGGTTCGCCACAGGGGAGATGAGCAACTTCACGTCGGAGTTCCCCACCATATATGTGATGGTGGAGTGCACTCCGGACCTGTCACCGAGCGACTGCAGCCAGTGCCTGCAGTCGCTGTTCGACCCACTGCCGACGGATATGGTGGGAAAGCAAGGAGCGAGGGTGCTCGGAGTGAGGTGCGTCATTAGGTATGAGTTGTACGCCTTCTACCGAATTCCCTCCATGGTGAAGCTTACGGCTCCGTTGGAGGATGCGACACAACTCCCGTCCGACGGAAGCGAAG GAAAGAAGAAGAACGCAGCAACGACAGCTTTAGCAATCGCGATACCTGCATTTACAGCTCTACTTATACTCTCCATTATTTACATTTGCTACTGGAGGACGAGGAAGCGGATAGTACAATCAGCTT ATGAAACTGGCCCGGAGCTGATCACTGGTGTTGAGTCACTGCTGTTTGATCTATCTACGCTACGACTTGCAACAGCCAACTTCTCTGAAGAGAATAGACTTGGAGAAGGGGGTTTCGGAGCAGTCTACAAG GGACGGCTACCCGATGGACGAGAAATAGCAGTCAAGAAACTGTTGTACGCTGGACGAGGACTCGGAGAGCTGCAAAATGAGCTGCTGTTGGTTGCTAAGCTCCAGCATCGGAATCTCGTACGACTTCTGGGAGTTTGCTTCGAGGAAGAGAAGATGATTGTGTATGAATATGTGCCCAATAGAAGCCTGGACAAATTTCTCTTTG ATCCTAAAAGAAGCGACCAACTACGTTGGGGAGCTCGATACAGGATCATTCGTGGAATTGCTCAAGGCCTGCGTTACCTGCACGAGGAATCTCAGCTAAAAATCATACATCGGGACTTAAAAGCCAGTAACATCTTGTTGGATGCGGCTATGAACCCAAAGATCTCAGATTTTGGAATAGCAAAGCTGTTTGATGCGGACCAAACTCAAGATACCACGAAGCGAGTCGTGGGAACTTT TGGATACATGGCACCAGAGTATGTGAAGCATGGCAAGTTCTCGGTCAGGTCGGACGTTTTCAGTTTCGGCATTTTGGTTTTGGAGATTTTGACTGGAATCAAGAACAGCAATTCCTATAATTCTGAATATCGCGAAAGCCTTCTGAGCTAT GCATGGGAGAAATGGCGAGGTGGATCAGTCTTGGAGATGGTCGATCCAGCCTTGGATGGTCACTACCAAGGAAGCGACCTGTTAAGATGCATGCAGATTGGGCTGTTATGTGTGCAGGAAAATCCAAATGATAGACCGACGATGTCAACAGTAATTACGATGCTAAACAGTGGAATTGCCTTTCTCCAAGCACCTGGGCGACCTGCATTTTATGTGGAAAAGGAGGACGTGAATGTAGAGTTCAGTGCCAACGATGCCAGAACTGCAATTGTTGTATGTGACGGAGAATGTAAACCACTTCCGGCGTCATCAACCCAAGCTTCAGTCACAGAACAACA CCGAGTCAATAAAAAGAGACGTGTTGCCAAATTTGATGCAACAAGAAGCCCTACAGCAACGAGTACCACTATGTTTCCCTCGATCAGCTCCACCCAGTTTCTGCTCCTCTACCTCATCCTCCTCTTCGTCCCCTCTCCGACCGTTGCCTTCACGTGGCAAGTTTGCAGCACAAGTGCCGGCAACTTTACTGCCAACAGCACGTATGAGTCCAACCTcaacctcctcctctcctccctcgtCTCCAACGGTTCCGCTCCTGGCTTCTTCACCGACACCGTCGGACGGATACCCAACCAAGTTCAAGGCCTCGTCCTTTGTCGTGGTGATACTAACGCCACCACCTGCAGCTCCTGCCTCAGCAACGGCGCGGTCGAGATCCTCCAGCTCTGTGCCTACGACAAGGATGCCGTGGTTTGGTATGACGAGTGCCTCCTCCGCTTTTCCAACCTGCAGTTCCTCAGCACCTCAGACAACGACCCGACGGCTGCCTTGGAAAACGAGATCGCCGTAAACGACGAAGCGGATCGGTTCAACAAGGTGGTGAACGAGTTGCTCGACAGCACGGCGGATTGGGCGGCGTATAACTCGACGAAGAGGTACGCGACTGGGCAGGCGTTCAACGTGACGCTGGCGTTTCCAACTATATATGCCCTGGCGCAATGCACGCCGGACATGTCGGCGAGCGACTGCAGGCAGTGTTTGGAAGGGGTGTCGCAGGGGCTCCCGATGGCAAGAATGGGAGCTAGGAATCAGGGAGTGAGGTGCAATTTAAGGTACGAGTCTAGCCTCTTCTTCCAAGGCAACCCCATCATACGGCTTATTTCCCCTGCGACGAATGCAACAACGCCTGTGGATAATGCCACAACTCCGGCCTCTGCTCCGGCATCCCGGCCATCTGTCGGTTCAACCAGCAAAGAAG gaaaaaagaaaacaattctTGCAATTTCGATATCTGCAGTGAGTGCGGTGCTGCTAATCTTCATTATTTACGCTTGCTTCAAGAGATTGAGGAAGCAGACACTGAAGCCACCTT ATGCAACTGACTCGGAGCAGGCCTCACAAGTTGAATCACTACTATTTGATCTATCGACACTACGAGTTGCAACAGTCAACTTCTCGGAGGAAAATAAACTTGGTGAAGGTGGTTTCGGAGCTGTTTACAAG GGAGTGCTACCAGATGGACGAGTAATAGCAGTGAAGCGGCTGTTGAACTCTGGGCAAGGACTTGGAGAGCTTAAAAATGAGTTGGCTTTGGTTgccaacctccagcaccggaatctCGTAAAGCTTCTGGGAGTTTGCTTGGAGGAAGAGAAGATGATCGTCTATGAATACGTGCCTAACACGAGCCTCGACAAATTTCTTTTTG ATCCTGCAAGAGGCGAACAACTAACTTGGGGAATTCGATACAAGATCATTTGTGGGATCGCTAGGGGCCTGCTTTATCTGCACGAGGAATCTCAGCTAAAAATCATACATCGAGATCTAAAGGCCTGCAatatcttgttggatgcagatatGAACCCAAAGATCTCAGATTTCGGTTCAGCTAAGCTTTTCGATGGCGAGCAAACTCAGGGCATGACGAGTCGAGTTGTGGGGACCTT TGGATACATGGCACCAGAGTATGTGATCCATGGCCAATTTTCGATCAAGTCAGATGTGTTCAGCTTCGGTGTTCTGGTTTTGGAGATTTTGACGGGAAGAAAAAACAGCACAGCTTGTAATCCTGAAAATACTGAAGACCTTCTAAGCTAT ACATGGGAGAAATGGCGAGGAGGATCAGCCTTGGAGATGGTAGATCCAGCCTTGGGCAATCAATTCCATGGAAGCGACCTGTTAAGATGTATGCAGATTGGGCTATTGTGTGTGCAGGAAAACCCGTTTGCCAGGCCTAGTATGTCGACAGTCGCTGTGATGCTTAGTAGTGCAACAGTCACTCTGCAAGCTCCTTCACCACCTGCATTTTGTTAG
- the LOC135592945 gene encoding cysteine-rich receptor-like protein kinase 6: MLPSISSTQFLLFYLILLFVPSRTVAYRWQICSTRGGNFTDNSTYESNLNLLLSSLVSNGSGSGFSTGTVGRIPNRVQGLVLCRGDTNATTCGSCLSNGAVDIRQICAYYKDAVVWYDECLIRFSNLQFLSTFDNEPTVALVNYDLKDEVDRFNKVVNELLSSTADWAAYNSTKRYATGQAFNVTQAVPTIYGLAQCTPDMSTSDCRQCLEGVLQGLPQGRMGARNQGVRCNVRFETGPFYEGNPIIRLLSPLTNATTPAENATTPASAPTSPPAVGTTGKEGKTKKTTIAISISAVSAILLISIFCAWYRRSRKRAAKSPYQTDSEQATQVIESLLFRLPTLRVATVNFAEANKLGEGGFGAVYKGLLPDGRVIAVKRLLNSGQGLGELKNELLLVAKLQHRNLVKLLGVCLEEETMIVYEYVPNASLDKFLFDAARGKQLTWGIRYKIICGIARGLLYLHEESQLKIIHRDLKASNILLDADMNPKISDFGLAKLFDIDQTQGTTNRVMGTFGYMAPEYVMRGKFSIKSDVFSFGVLVLEILTGRKSNDSYNPEVTEVLLSYTWEKWQDGSASEIVDPALGGHYQQSDLLRCVQIGLLCVQENPSDRPTMSTIVVMLNSETVSLRAPSQPAFYVGNGDRVVTMSVNQVSMSEQESR, from the exons ATGCTTCCCTCGATCAGCTCCacccaatttctgctcttctaccTCATCCTCCTCTTCGTCCCCTCTCGAACAGTTGCCTACCGGTGGCAAATCTGCAGCACAAGGGGCGGCAACTTTACCGACAACAGCACCTACGAGTCCAACCTcaacctcctcctctcctccctcgtCTCGAATGGTTCCGGTTCTGGCTTCTCTACCGGCACCGTGGGACGGATACCCAACCGAGTTCAAGGCCTCGTCCTTTGTCGTGGCGATACTAACGCCACCACGTGCGGTTCCTGCCTTAGCAACGGCGCGGTGGACATTCGCCAGATCTGTGCCTACTACAAGGATGCGGTGGTTTGGTATGACGAGTGCCTCATCCGCTTTTCCAACCTGCAGTTCCTCAGCACCTTCGACAACGAGCCGACGGTTGCCTTGGTAAATTACGACCTGAAGGACGAAGTGGATCGGTTCAACAAGGTGGTGAATGAGCTGCTGAGCAGTACGGCCGATTGGGCGGCGTATAACTCCACGAAGAGGTACGCGACCGGGCAAGCGTTCAACGTGACGCAGGCGGTTCCAACTATATATGGCCTGGCGCAATGCACGCCGGACATGTCGACGAGTGACTGCAGGCAGTGCTTGGAAGGGGTGTTACAGGGGCTCCCACAGGGCCGAATGGGAGCTAGGAATCAGGGAGTGAGGTGCAATGTAAGGTTCGAAACTGGCCCCTTCTACGAAGGCAACCCCATCATACGGCTCCTTTCACCATTGACGAATGCAACAACGCCTGCGGAGAACGCTACAACTCCGGCCTCTGCTCCAACATCCCCTCCTGCCGTCGGTACAACCGGGAAAGAAG GAAAAACGAAGAAAACAACTATAGCAATTTCGATATCCGCAGTGAGCGCAATACTGCTAATCTCCATATTTTGCGCTTGGTACAGGAGATCGAGGAAGCGGGCAGCGAAATCACCTT ATCAAACTGACTCGGAGCAGGCCACACAAGTAATTGAGTCATTACTATTTCGTCTACCTACACTTCGAGTTGCAACAGTCAACTTCGCCGAAGCGAATAAACTTGGAGAAGGTGGTTTCGGTGCAGTTTACAAG GGACTACTGCCGGACGGACGAGTAATAGCGGTCAAGAGGCTGCTGAACTCGGGGCAAGGACTTGGAGAGCTTAAAAATGAGCTGCTTTTGGTTGCTAAGCTCCAGCACAGGAATCTTGTAAAACTTCTGGGCGTTTGCTTGGAGGAAGAGACGATGATTGTGTATGAATACGTGCCTAATGCAAGCCTGGACAAATTTCTGTTTG ATGCTGCAAGAGGCAAACAGCTGACTTGGGGAATTCGATACAAGATCATTTGTGGAATCGCTAGAGGCCTGCTTTATCTGCACGAGGAATCTCAACTAAAGATCATACATCGAGATTTAAAAGCCAGCAACATCTTGTTAGATGCAGATATGAACCCCAAGATCTCAGATTTCGGCCTAGCGAAGCTTTTTGACATTGACCAGACTCAAGGCACCACCAATCGAGTCATGGGAACCTT TGGATACATGGCTCCCGAGTACGTGATGCGAGGCAAGTTTTCGATCAAGTCAGACGTATTCAGCTTCGGTGTTCTGGTTTTGGAGATTTTGACAGGAAGAAAAAGCAATGATTCCTACAATCCAGAAGTTACTGAAGTCCTTCTAAGCTAT ACATGGGAGAAATGGCAAGACGGATCAGCCTCGGAGATAGTCGATCCAGCGTTGGGTGGTCACTACCAACAAAGTGACTTGTTAAGATGCGTGCAGATTGGGCTATTATGTGTTCAGGAAAATCCATCTGATAGGCCAACTATGTCAACGATAGTTGTGATGCTCAACAGTGAAACTGTCTCTCTCCGAGCTCCTTCACAACCTGCATTTTATGTGGGGAACGGTGATAGGGTTGTTACAATGTCAGTAAACCAAGTTTCAATGTCAGAACAAGAATCACGATAG
- the LOC135592944 gene encoding cysteine-rich receptor-like protein kinase 44 encodes MSSTPSLLFYLISLLFLSSPAVATQVCSTSAGKFTANGTYESNLNLLLSSLISNGSASGFFTDTVGRMPNQVQGLVLCRGDTKATTCSSCLSTAGVEILQLCANDKDAVVWYDDCHLRYSNLQFLGTLDNDPEMPVASEYQVYDETDRFNKVVNELMNSTADWAAYNSTKRYATGLAINATHAFPNIYGLAQCTPDMSASDCRQCLEGVSQGLPMGRLIAENLGVRCNLRYKVGPFFEGNPIIRLVSAVTNGTTPAENATTPASAPASQPSLGSTSKEGKKKTILAISISAVSAVLLIPIIYICYRRLRKQTSKSPYGTESEQATHVESLLFHISALRAATANFSEENKLGEGGFGAVYKGVLPDGREIAVKRLLNSGHGLGELKNELVLVAKLRHRNLVKLLGVCLEEEKMIVYEYVPNTSLDNFLFDPVRGKQLNWGTRHKIIHGIARGLLYLHEESQLKIVHRDIKASNILLDAEMNPKITDFGFAKLFDVDQTQATTNRVVGTFGYMAPEYVMHGKYSIKSDVFGFGVLVLEILTGRKSSGSYNPEVTEVLLSYTWEKWRGGSALEIVDPTLGAHYQRSDLLRCMHIGLLCVQEKPNDRPTMSTVVVMLNSETVSLRAPSRPGFYLGNGGRNANFNPSNSNHPIGTSDRGSKSCPMSSNEVSITEMEPR; translated from the exons ATGAGCTCCACCCCATCTCTGCTCTTCTACCTGATCAGCCTCCTCTTCCTTTCCTCTCCCGCCGTTGCCACACAAGTCTGCAGCACAAGTGCCGGTAAATTTACCGCCAACGGCACGTACGAGTCCAACCTcaacctcctcctctcctccctcatCTCAAATGGTTCCGCTTCTGGCTTCTTCACCGACACCGTCGGACGGATGCCCAACCAAGTTCAAGGCCTCGTCCTTTGTCGTGGTGACACAAAGGCCACCACATGCAGTTCCTGCCTCAGCACCGCCGGTGTGGAGATTCTCCAGCTCTGTGCCAACGACAAGGATGCTGTGGTTTGGTATGACGACTGCCACCTCCGCTATTCCAACCTGCAGTTCCTCGGCACCTTAGACAACGATCCGGAGATGCCCGTGGCAAGCGAGTACCAAGTGTACGACGAAACGGATCGGTTCAACAAGGTGGTGAACGAGTTGATGAACAGTACGGCGGATTGGGCGGCGTACAACTCGACGAAGAGGTATGCGACTGGGCTGGCGATCAACGCGACACACGCGTTTCCAAATATATATGGCCTGGCGCAATGCACTCCGGACATGTCGGCGAGTGACTGCAGGCAATGCTTGGAGGGAGTGTCACAGGGTCTCCCGATGGGGAGATTGATAGCTGAAAATCTGGGAGTGAGGTGCAATTTAAGGTACAAAGTTGGCCCCTTCTTCGAAGGCAACCCCATCATAAGGCTTGTTTCCGCCGTGACGAATGGAACAACGCCTGCGGAGAATGCCACAACTCCGGCTTCTGCTCCAGCATCGCAGCCATCTCTCGGTTCAACCAGCAAAGAAG gaaaaaagaaaacaattctAGCAATTTCGATATCTGCGGTGAGCGCAGTACTGCTAATCCCCATTATTTACATTTGCTACAGGAGGCTGAGGAAGCAGACATCGAAATCACCTT ATGGGACTGAATCGGAGCAGGCCACACATGTTGAGTCATTACTATTTCATATTTCTGCACTACGAGCTGCAACAGCCAACTTCTCGGAAGAAAATAAACTCGGAGAAGGTGGTTTCGGAGCAGTTTACAAG GGAGTGCTCCCAGACGGACGAGAAATCGCAGTGAAAAGGCTGCTGAACTCCGGGCACGGACTTGGAGAGCTTAAAAATGAGTTGGTTTTGGTCGCTAAGCTCCGGCATCGAAATCTTGTAAAGCTTCTGGGAGTTTGCTTGGAGGAAGAGAAGATGATTGTCTATGAATACGTGCCTAACACAAGCCTCGACAACTTTCTTTTTG ATCCTGTCAGAGGCAAACAACTAAACTGGGGAACTCGACACAAGATCATTCATGGGATCGCTCGAGGACTGCTCTATCTGCACGAGGAATCTCAACTAAAAATCGTACATCGGGACATAAAAGCCAGCAACATCTTGTTAGATGCAGAGATGAACCCCAAGATCACAGATTTTGGTTTTGCAAAGCTTTTTGACGTTGACCAGACTCAAGCCACCACCAATCGAGTTGTGGGCACTTT CGGATATATGGCACCAGAGTATGTGATGCATGGCAAGTATTCGATCAAATCagatgtattcggcttcggtgtTTTGGTTTTGGAGATTTTGACTGGAAGAAAAAGCAGCGGTTCCTATAATCCTGAGGTTACCGAAGTCCTTCTAAGCTAT ACATGGGAGAAATGGCGGGGAGGATCGGCCTTAGAGATCGTAGATCCAACCTTGGGTGCTCACTACCAACGAAGCGACCTATTAAGATGCATGCATATTGGGCTATTATGTGTTCAAGAAAAGCCGAACGATAGGCCAACTATGTCAACAGTGGTTGTGATGCTAAATAGTGAGACTGTCTCTCTCCGAGCTCCTTCACGGCCTGGATTTTATCTGGGAAATGGTGGCAGGAATGCAAACTTCAATCCGAGTAACTCCAATCATCCAATCGGTACATCTGACCGAGGAAGTAAGTCATGTCCAATGTCATCAAACGAAGTTTCAATCACAGAAATGGAACCTCGATAG